In Portunus trituberculatus isolate SZX2019 chromosome 36, ASM1759143v1, whole genome shotgun sequence, one DNA window encodes the following:
- the LOC123513549 gene encoding WD repeat-containing protein 86-like: MGCQGSKGRVDAEANKYLLETVTGHTDSINCMVLSEDESVLVTGDDKEARLWDVEGGQGGPTEAMGSLKGHTSYVTSVDVSGVYVVTGSSDCTVKKWDMTTCECCFTYEGHKGKVMRVICTGEYIISSSSDKTAKVWIFDTSDIKPEAKQRCCVRTLEGHTMGVHPIIYIPAKESSTGGEKARKEEYEENSEDDMNDVLNEELVVTGSADNTARLWAISTGDCLVTYRDHRAAIMTMATDKEVRILFTGSADTTIRSYEIRTGRPLKVFRGHNHPVICMSVVNQLMYTGDTGGTAKCWVWRYGDNTCDYKGHKHTVTCIKFHQGIVYTGCGDGVVRVFDAKMGALRQAFKREESEGAGAVVVNCLTVCGGKLYSGSHDGIMRVWDVSSWVNGGKNEKEKEA; encoded by the exons atgggTTGTCAGGGAAGCAAGGGGCGCGTGGATGCAGAGGCCAATAAGTACCTTCTGGAGACGGTGACGGGGCACACAGACTCAATCAACTGCATGGTGTTGTCTGAGGATGAGTCTGTGCTGGTGACGGGCGATGATAAGGAGGCGAGGCTGTGGGACGTGGAGGGAGGACAAGGCGGGCCGACGGAAGCTATGGGGTCATTGAA AGGACACACCAGCTACGTGACATCCGTGGACGTCTCTGGGGTGTACGTGGTGACGGGCTCCAGTGACTGCACCGTCAAGAAGTGGGACATGACCACGTGCGAGTGTTGCTTCACTTACgaag GCCACAAGGGGAAGGTGATGCGGGTGATCTGCACAGGTGAATACATCATTAGCTCCTCCAGCGACAAGACCGCCAAAGTGTGGATTTTTGACACCTCGGATATCAAACCTGAGGCGAAGCAGAGGTGTTGTGTGCGCActttggag GGGCATACGATGGGCGTGCACCCGATCATCTACATCCCGGCGAAGGAGTCCAGCACGGGCGGCGagaaggcgaggaaggaagagtatgaGGAGAACAGTGAGGACGACATGAACGACGTGCTGAACGAGGAGTTGGTGGTGACCGGCAGTGCTGACAACACCGCTCGTCTCTGGGCCATCAGCACCGGGGACTGTTTGGTG ACGTACAGGGACCACCGCGCGGCTATCATGACCATGGCCACCGACAAGGAGGTCAGGATTCTCTTCACTGGCAGCGCTGACACCACTATACGCTCCTACGAGATCCGCACAGGCCGCCCACTCAAG GTGTTCCGTGGCCACAACCATCCCGTGATCTGCATGTCCGTGGTAAACCAGCTGATGTACACAGGGGACACTGGAGGGACGGCCAAGTGCTGGGTGTGGCGCTACGGAGACAACACGTGTGACTACAAGGGACACAAGCACACGGTCACCTGTATCAAGTTTCATCAAGGGATAG TGTACACAGGCTGCGGAGATGGGGTGGTCAGGGTTTTCGACGCCAAGATGGGAGCTCTACGACAAGCCTTCAAgcgggaggagagtgaaggcgccggggctgtggtggtgaacTGTCTGACGGTGTGCGGAGGCAAGCTCTACTCCGGCAGCCACGACGGGATAATGAGGGTGTGGGACGTGAGCtcctg ggtcaatggagggaaaaatgagaaggaaaaggaagcgtgA
- the LOC123513452 gene encoding keratin, type II cytoskeletal 1-like codes for MARLATVVVVVVVVIAECSEEGGTKRLGQEDSKVMPWDTKRLNQDEGQADTGPRRQWGSRRFNHDTKRTGQEDTRRQSKEDTTDRMNQEENKRNNRKLSQRDTKALSQEEVRDLFQEDIKRMKRDNTSNTNGLLIQASTQHLSSYSTVGGGGGGGGGGGGGGGGVGFGGAGGSSYTSGFGGRGTGGGSAGVNTGGFSGRSAVSGGVGGSYTSGFGSGGGGGGGGYTGGKGGGGGGGYTGGTGGRGGGGGGGYTGGKGGGGGGGYFGGAGVGGDFGTTGSLEETIPGTPGVDYPALLSAPPTGFTCGSLRGYYADDAPEAGCQVFHVCQGDGRQDTFLCPIGTLFSQQYFVCDWWFNVDCAAASSFYSLNDDLFTTFFTSPGTSDDVPYLKGPQRPSTAYGVPGK; via the exons ATGGCGAGGCTGgcaactgtggtggtggtggtggtggtagtaatag CGGAATGCAGCGAGGAGGGAGGCACTAAGCGGCTGGGACAAGAGGACTCCAAGGTAATGCCGTGGGACACCAAGAGGCTGAACCAAGATGAAGGCCAAGCGGACACTGGACCGAGGAGGCAGTGGGGCAGCAGACGGTTCAATCACGACACCAAGAGAACAGGCCAAGAGGACACGAGGAGACAGAGTAAAGAGGACACCACTGACAGGATGAaccaagaggaaaacaagaggaacaatAGAAAACTAAGTCAAAGGGATACTAAAGCCCTGAGCCAAGAGGAAGTTAGGGATTTATTCCAAGAGGACattaagaggatgaagagagacaacaccagtaacaccaaTGGCCTCTTAATTCAAGCCTCCACACAACACCTATCCAGCTACAGTAcagttggtggtggaggtggtggaggtggaggtggtggtggtggtggtggtggtgtaggcttTGGTGGAGCAGGTGGTAGCAGTTATACAAGTGGATTTGGTGGTCGGGGAACTGGTGGAGGCTCAGCAGGTGTTAATACTGGTGGTTTTAGTGGCAGGAGTgcagttagtggtggtgtgggaggCAGCTACACCAGTGgatttggtagtggtggtggtggtggtggt ggaggatacactggaggcaaaggaggaggaggagggggaggatacACTGGAggcacaggaggaagaggaggaggagggggtggaggatACACTggtggcaaaggaggaggaggaggaggaggatacttcGGAGGCGCAGGAGTGGGAGGAGACTTTGGGACCACGGGCAGCCTGGAGGAGACCATCCCAGGGACCCCCGGCGTGGACTACCCAGCACTCTTGTCGGCGCCTCCTACGGGATTTACTTGTGGGTCCCTCCGTGGCTATTACGCTGACGACGCCCCGGAGGCAGGCTgtcag GTGTTCCACGTGTGCCAGGGTGACGGGCGGCAAGACACCTTCCTGTGCCCCATTGGAACACTCTTCAGCCAGCAGTACTTCGTGTGTGACTGGTGGTTCAACGTGGACtgtgccgccgcctcctccttctactccctcAACGATGACCTCTTTACCACTTTCTTCACCTCCCCCGGCACGTCTGACGATGTGCCTTACCTCAAGGGTCCACAGCGCCCCTCCACTGCTTACGGTGTCCCCGGGAAGTGA